A stretch of the Neodiprion lecontei isolate iyNeoLeco1 chromosome 4, iyNeoLeco1.1, whole genome shotgun sequence genome encodes the following:
- the LOC107225528 gene encoding pickpocket protein 28 produces MLERFFWIFSFIVAVLTAAYYIWNLYQKWTDSPLIISLSPDPVSLVEIPFPSITVCNMNNAKKSEADRINQGTDNLQKVLLNDICKLENGTSTNDLDSESGKWSNVQRFMINVSQPCTDMLFLCRWHQNTTECEKIFNPTLTDEGICCNFNAVHRKYLFYNPRDMSDLNVTFPFTSVDWTPEQGYASKTPADSIPWRPYGAGRHLGLTLVLDAEISEYYCSSTASIGFKMLLHNPVETPKIADFAFTVEPGKETRIVIRPTVTSASRSIIRVPRKKRRCFFTSERSLKYYRTYTQRNCILECEANFTQQICSCVQHYMPKSANTTICGKKDEKCADQARLIMELKLYDDENTTSLFNASQTSSCNCWPGCFEINYNAELSQSKLVRSFDIDSDYIKKDREYFVENIAVVHLYFVDSQFTAHVKNELFGFTELLSNTGGLLGLFMGFSFLSLVEIIYFITLRLWCRIYRRKSLSLQTPLQVMPQPHQYATVYPFAQ; encoded by the exons ATGCTCGAGAG GTTTTTCtggattttttcattcatcgtAGCCGTTTTGACAGCAGCATATTACATCTGGAATCTTTATCAAAAGTGGACGGACTCTCCCTTAATAATTTCTCTCAGCCCAGACCCCGTATCGTTGGTCGAGATACCGTTTCCATCTATAACTGTGTGTAATATGAACAATGCGAAGAAATCCGAAGCTGATCGTATAAATCAAGG AACAgataatttacaaaaagttCTACttaacgatatttgtaaaCTTGAGAATGGAACATCCACTAACGATCTCGATTCGGAATCAGGCAAGTGGAGCAACGTACAACGTTTCATGATAAAC GTCAGCCAACCATGCACAGATATGCTATTCTTGTGTCGATGGCATCAAAATACTacagaatgtgaaaaaatcttCAATCCGACATTGACTGATGAAGGCATTTGCTGTAACTTCAATGCCGTGCATCGAAAATACTTATTTTATAATCC ACGTGACATGTCTGATTTGAACGTGACATTCCCATTCACGAGTGTCGACTGGACTCCGGAGCAAGGGTACGCGTCAAAAACGCCTGCCGATTCCATACCTTGGAGACCGTATGGTGCAGGGAGACATCTCGGGCTTACCTTGGTTCTCGATGCTGAAATCTCGGAGTACTACTGTTCATCCACTGCCAGTATTGGTTTTAAG ATGCTCCTGCATAATCCAGTGGAAACCCCGAAAATAGCGGATTTTGCGTTTACCGTAGAACCTGGTAAAGAAACAAGAATCGTGATTCGACCCACCGTCACATCTGCAAGCAGATCGATAATTAGGGTGCCAAGAAAAAAACGGAGGTGTTTTTTTACCTCTGAAAGATCTTTGAAGTACTACAGGACTTACACGCAAAGGAATTGCATCTTGGAGTGCGAGGCTAACTTCACCCAACAAATTTGTAGCTGTGTTCAACATTACATGCCAA AATCAGCAAATACCACTATATGTGGAAAAAAGGATGAGAAATGTGCGGATCAGGCTCGACTCATAATGGAATTGAAACTATACGACGACGAAAATACTACAAGTTTGTTCAACGCAAGCCAAAC GAGTAGCTGTAATTGTTGGCCGGGAtgctttgaaataaattacaacGCGGAACTTTCCCAGAGCAAATTGGTTCGGAGTTTTGACATTGATTCGGACTACATAAAGAAGGACAGAGAATACTTCGT aGAAAACATTGCTGTAGTTCATCTATATTTTGTGGATTCGCAATTTACGGCACATgtcaaaaatgaattattcggATTCACTGAACTATTGT CAAACACTGGAGGCCTACTTGGACTATTTATGGGTTTCAGTTTCTTGTCACTAGTGGAGATAATATACTTCATCACTTTGCGACTCTGGTGTCGAATTTATAGACGAAAGTCACTGTCTCTGCAAACTCCTCTTCAAGTAATGCCGCAGCCTCATCAATATGCCACCGTTTATCCGTTTGCTCAATAG
- the LOC107225529 gene encoding uncharacterized protein LOC107225529 isoform X1 — translation MASLAGGSTGLLRPPTMLEQLLEEINFQRTKEMRQLLKDDSGFVMLQGTTYWTDLFVRHFLFQAEHTIDGDDLLFFVRKKHVKTSSRYLPKFETEVDVFRKDSKKLPIGDPDIDWEETVYLNLVVHQFDYTLTLAICTRTSPKELQVLRRHSQKVYASPSRRRMDAKGDLEEMTYPHICFMVDNFDEVFCDILVRDGEMVCVELVASDRDGAVQGVIFLGSIRYDALKKVYDARSSLSTKMAQRMTFGLFSGAASQRVEFVRMKGPQGKGHAEMAVTKPKGSGAETPTSEPGYCATDALWDADWDDAEEIFMYRHQRRLSDPSANLNNFVRGGWRTKPDSAATKARSENEGLDSMANGLSEIEAGDVRDAEVQETCSWGGRGSPHLIGNSRSPRSQRRRSPLLPARYVNRKQRNSRELPNENVSPSRKEAYHETGGPQNHHIEVGSEILPPGPCLTDDNVRQKLDSGAILVHGKEELPLNYEDDNNTVSTDADRRMFKSTESLSAESLHRTIDSGDIELANGTTVIADDTLKNKNQNESTPCDKNANTKIPRTNGCAQKQSATLPRRRRRRALHGSLRGTPLPPHRVTPDGTAIYYWCELPRRPGSQELDDGAYNPLWTMRGFTQTFHFWKETRRAQSVPLNAFLTYITLPWWSIAKDILDHREGPILTF, via the exons ATGGCTAGTTTGGCCGGTGGATCCACCGGATTATTGCGTCCTCCGACGATGCTTGAACAGCTATTGGAGGAGATTAATTTTCAGAGGACAAAGGAGATGCGTCAGCTACTCAAAGATG ATTCGGGTTTCGTCATGCTCCAGGGTACAACATATTGGACAGACTTATTCGTGCGTCACTTCCTATTCCAAGCAGAGCACACCATAGACGGTGACGATCTGCTATTTTTCGTCCGCAAGAAACACGTCAAAACTTCGTCGCGTTACTTACCCAAGTTCGAAACAGAAGTTGACGTCTTCCGCAAGGATAGCAAGAAACTTCCTATTGGCGATCCAGATATTGACTGGGAAGAAACAGTGTACCTGAATCTTGTAGTGCATCAATTTGATTACACCCTCACGTTGGCGATCTGCACTAGAACGAGCCCGAAAGAACTTCAG GTTCTTCGAAGACACTCGCAAAAAGTTTACGCTAGTCCAAGCCGCCGTCGCATGGATGCCAAGGGCGACCTGGAAGAAATGACTTACCCACACATCTGTTTTATGGTGGATAACTTTGACGAAGTTTTCTGTGATATCTTAGTCAGGGATGGTGAAATGGTCTGTGTTGAACTAGTGGCTTCGGATAGAGACGGTGCTGTTCAAGGTGTCATTTTTCTCGGATCCATCCGCTATGACGCTTTAAAGAAAGTATATGATGCTAGG TCTAGTTTGAGTACAAAAATGGCACAGCGAATGACGTTCGGTCTCTTTTCTGGAGCAGCGTCACAGAGGGTCGAGTTCGTTCGAATGAAAGGCCCTCAAG GTAAAGGTCACGCAGAAATGGCCGTGACAAAGCCGAAAGGATCCGGCGCCGAGACTCCGACTTCCGAGCCAGGTTACTGCGCTACAGACGCCTTGTGGGACGCCGACTGGGATGACGCCGAGGAGATCTTCATGTACCGTCACCAGAGACGTCTCTCAGATCCGAGTGCGAATTTGAACAACTTTGTTCGCGGCGGATGGCGGACAAAGCCGGATTCTGCGGCCACGAAAGCTCGGTCAGAGAACGAAGGACTGGACTCGATGGCCAACGGGCTTAGTGAGATAGAAGCGGGCGATGTTCGGGATG CGGAAGTGCAGGAGACTTGCAGCTGGGGCGGGCGGGGCTCGCCGCACTTGATTGGAAATAGCAGAAGTCCACGCTCGCAACGGAGAAGATCGCCTCTACTGCCTGCGAGGTACGTCAACCGGAAACAACGAAACTCCCGGGAACttccaaatgaaaatgtgtcaCCCAGTCGCAAGGAGGCCTATCACGAGACTGGCG GCCCCCAGAATCACCATATCGAAGTCGGAAGTGAAATACTGCCACCAGGGCCGTGTCTGACAGATGACAACGTACGGCAAAAGTTAGACTCCGGAGCGATATTAGTCCACGGAAAAGAGGAGCTGCCTCTGAATTACGAGGACGATAATAACACCGTGAGCACCGACGCCGATCGTCGGATGTTTAAGAGCACGGAAAGTCTGAGCGCCGAGTCGCTCCATCGGACCATCGACAGTGGCGATATCGAACTCGCGAATGGAACGACGGTTATCGCCGATGACACCCTCAAGAACAAAAACCAGAACGAGTCGACGCCCTGCGACAAAAACGCAAACACTAAAATACCGAGAACCAATGGATGCGCCCAAAAACAAAGTGCGACACTCCCCAGAAGGCGAAGGCGACGCGCTCTTCACGGAAGCCTTCGAGGAACTCCGCTGCCTCCACATCGGGTCACTCCCGATGGTACGGCCATCTACTATTGGTGCGAGCTCCCGCGCCGCCCCGGTTCACAGG AACTCGACGACGGAGCGTACAATCCATTGTGGACCATGCGCGGATTCACGCAGACGTTTCACTTCTGGAAGGAGACGCGGCGGGCCCAGTCAGTTCCTCTCAACGCTTTCTTGACATACATCACGCTACCTTGGTGGAGCATAGCCAAAG atatATTAGATCACAGAGAAGGTCCGATTCTGACGTTCTAG
- the LOC107225529 gene encoding uncharacterized protein LOC107225529 isoform X2, which translates to MLQGTTYWTDLFVRHFLFQAEHTIDGDDLLFFVRKKHVKTSSRYLPKFETEVDVFRKDSKKLPIGDPDIDWEETVYLNLVVHQFDYTLTLAICTRTSPKELQVLRRHSQKVYASPSRRRMDAKGDLEEMTYPHICFMVDNFDEVFCDILVRDGEMVCVELVASDRDGAVQGVIFLGSIRYDALKKVYDARSSLSTKMAQRMTFGLFSGAASQRVEFVRMKGPQGKGHAEMAVTKPKGSGAETPTSEPGYCATDALWDADWDDAEEIFMYRHQRRLSDPSANLNNFVRGGWRTKPDSAATKARSENEGLDSMANGLSEIEAGDVRDAEVQETCSWGGRGSPHLIGNSRSPRSQRRRSPLLPARYVNRKQRNSRELPNENVSPSRKEAYHETGGPQNHHIEVGSEILPPGPCLTDDNVRQKLDSGAILVHGKEELPLNYEDDNNTVSTDADRRMFKSTESLSAESLHRTIDSGDIELANGTTVIADDTLKNKNQNESTPCDKNANTKIPRTNGCAQKQSATLPRRRRRRALHGSLRGTPLPPHRVTPDGTAIYYWCELPRRPGSQELDDGAYNPLWTMRGFTQTFHFWKETRRAQSVPLNAFLTYITLPWWSIAKDILDHREGPILTF; encoded by the exons ATGCTCCAGGGTACAACATATTGGACAGACTTATTCGTGCGTCACTTCCTATTCCAAGCAGAGCACACCATAGACGGTGACGATCTGCTATTTTTCGTCCGCAAGAAACACGTCAAAACTTCGTCGCGTTACTTACCCAAGTTCGAAACAGAAGTTGACGTCTTCCGCAAGGATAGCAAGAAACTTCCTATTGGCGATCCAGATATTGACTGGGAAGAAACAGTGTACCTGAATCTTGTAGTGCATCAATTTGATTACACCCTCACGTTGGCGATCTGCACTAGAACGAGCCCGAAAGAACTTCAG GTTCTTCGAAGACACTCGCAAAAAGTTTACGCTAGTCCAAGCCGCCGTCGCATGGATGCCAAGGGCGACCTGGAAGAAATGACTTACCCACACATCTGTTTTATGGTGGATAACTTTGACGAAGTTTTCTGTGATATCTTAGTCAGGGATGGTGAAATGGTCTGTGTTGAACTAGTGGCTTCGGATAGAGACGGTGCTGTTCAAGGTGTCATTTTTCTCGGATCCATCCGCTATGACGCTTTAAAGAAAGTATATGATGCTAGG TCTAGTTTGAGTACAAAAATGGCACAGCGAATGACGTTCGGTCTCTTTTCTGGAGCAGCGTCACAGAGGGTCGAGTTCGTTCGAATGAAAGGCCCTCAAG GTAAAGGTCACGCAGAAATGGCCGTGACAAAGCCGAAAGGATCCGGCGCCGAGACTCCGACTTCCGAGCCAGGTTACTGCGCTACAGACGCCTTGTGGGACGCCGACTGGGATGACGCCGAGGAGATCTTCATGTACCGTCACCAGAGACGTCTCTCAGATCCGAGTGCGAATTTGAACAACTTTGTTCGCGGCGGATGGCGGACAAAGCCGGATTCTGCGGCCACGAAAGCTCGGTCAGAGAACGAAGGACTGGACTCGATGGCCAACGGGCTTAGTGAGATAGAAGCGGGCGATGTTCGGGATG CGGAAGTGCAGGAGACTTGCAGCTGGGGCGGGCGGGGCTCGCCGCACTTGATTGGAAATAGCAGAAGTCCACGCTCGCAACGGAGAAGATCGCCTCTACTGCCTGCGAGGTACGTCAACCGGAAACAACGAAACTCCCGGGAACttccaaatgaaaatgtgtcaCCCAGTCGCAAGGAGGCCTATCACGAGACTGGCG GCCCCCAGAATCACCATATCGAAGTCGGAAGTGAAATACTGCCACCAGGGCCGTGTCTGACAGATGACAACGTACGGCAAAAGTTAGACTCCGGAGCGATATTAGTCCACGGAAAAGAGGAGCTGCCTCTGAATTACGAGGACGATAATAACACCGTGAGCACCGACGCCGATCGTCGGATGTTTAAGAGCACGGAAAGTCTGAGCGCCGAGTCGCTCCATCGGACCATCGACAGTGGCGATATCGAACTCGCGAATGGAACGACGGTTATCGCCGATGACACCCTCAAGAACAAAAACCAGAACGAGTCGACGCCCTGCGACAAAAACGCAAACACTAAAATACCGAGAACCAATGGATGCGCCCAAAAACAAAGTGCGACACTCCCCAGAAGGCGAAGGCGACGCGCTCTTCACGGAAGCCTTCGAGGAACTCCGCTGCCTCCACATCGGGTCACTCCCGATGGTACGGCCATCTACTATTGGTGCGAGCTCCCGCGCCGCCCCGGTTCACAGG AACTCGACGACGGAGCGTACAATCCATTGTGGACCATGCGCGGATTCACGCAGACGTTTCACTTCTGGAAGGAGACGCGGCGGGCCCAGTCAGTTCCTCTCAACGCTTTCTTGACATACATCACGCTACCTTGGTGGAGCATAGCCAAAG atatATTAGATCACAGAGAAGGTCCGATTCTGACGTTCTAG
- the LOC107225529 gene encoding uncharacterized protein KIAA0930 homolog isoform X3, which produces MASLAGGSTGLLRPPTMLEQLLEEINFQRTKEMRQLLKDDSGFVMLQGTTYWTDLFVRHFLFQAEHTIDGDDLLFFVRKKHVKTSSRYLPKFETEVDVFRKDSKKLPIGDPDIDWEETVYLNLVVHQFDYTLTLAICTRTSPKELQVLRRHSQKVYASPSRRRMDAKGDLEEMTYPHICFMVDNFDEVFCDILVRDGEMVCVELVASDRDGAVQGVIFLGSIRYDALKKVYDARSSLSTKMAQRMTFGLFSGAASQRVEFVRMKGPQGKGHAEMAVTKPKGSGAETPTSEPGYCATDALWDADWDDAEEIFMYRHQRRLSDPSANLNNFVRGGWRTKPDSAATKARSENEGLDSMANGLSEIEAGDVRDELDDGAYNPLWTMRGFTQTFHFWKETRRAQSVPLNAFLTYITLPWWSIAKDILDHREGPILTF; this is translated from the exons ATGGCTAGTTTGGCCGGTGGATCCACCGGATTATTGCGTCCTCCGACGATGCTTGAACAGCTATTGGAGGAGATTAATTTTCAGAGGACAAAGGAGATGCGTCAGCTACTCAAAGATG ATTCGGGTTTCGTCATGCTCCAGGGTACAACATATTGGACAGACTTATTCGTGCGTCACTTCCTATTCCAAGCAGAGCACACCATAGACGGTGACGATCTGCTATTTTTCGTCCGCAAGAAACACGTCAAAACTTCGTCGCGTTACTTACCCAAGTTCGAAACAGAAGTTGACGTCTTCCGCAAGGATAGCAAGAAACTTCCTATTGGCGATCCAGATATTGACTGGGAAGAAACAGTGTACCTGAATCTTGTAGTGCATCAATTTGATTACACCCTCACGTTGGCGATCTGCACTAGAACGAGCCCGAAAGAACTTCAG GTTCTTCGAAGACACTCGCAAAAAGTTTACGCTAGTCCAAGCCGCCGTCGCATGGATGCCAAGGGCGACCTGGAAGAAATGACTTACCCACACATCTGTTTTATGGTGGATAACTTTGACGAAGTTTTCTGTGATATCTTAGTCAGGGATGGTGAAATGGTCTGTGTTGAACTAGTGGCTTCGGATAGAGACGGTGCTGTTCAAGGTGTCATTTTTCTCGGATCCATCCGCTATGACGCTTTAAAGAAAGTATATGATGCTAGG TCTAGTTTGAGTACAAAAATGGCACAGCGAATGACGTTCGGTCTCTTTTCTGGAGCAGCGTCACAGAGGGTCGAGTTCGTTCGAATGAAAGGCCCTCAAG GTAAAGGTCACGCAGAAATGGCCGTGACAAAGCCGAAAGGATCCGGCGCCGAGACTCCGACTTCCGAGCCAGGTTACTGCGCTACAGACGCCTTGTGGGACGCCGACTGGGATGACGCCGAGGAGATCTTCATGTACCGTCACCAGAGACGTCTCTCAGATCCGAGTGCGAATTTGAACAACTTTGTTCGCGGCGGATGGCGGACAAAGCCGGATTCTGCGGCCACGAAAGCTCGGTCAGAGAACGAAGGACTGGACTCGATGGCCAACGGGCTTAGTGAGATAGAAGCGGGCGATGTTCGGGATG AACTCGACGACGGAGCGTACAATCCATTGTGGACCATGCGCGGATTCACGCAGACGTTTCACTTCTGGAAGGAGACGCGGCGGGCCCAGTCAGTTCCTCTCAACGCTTTCTTGACATACATCACGCTACCTTGGTGGAGCATAGCCAAAG atatATTAGATCACAGAGAAGGTCCGATTCTGACGTTCTAG